In Xylanibacter ruminicola 23, a single genomic region encodes these proteins:
- a CDS encoding glycosyltransferase, with the protein MNILHIYPKNNELIQRHVQLLVEGLRQSATVVVADNSKSFYQQARDAQADIIHIHGANQMLHTKAMRCARKLNIRTVVTPHGQLQPFALQMLPAQQRAAMTLVQREFIEGAYAVITLGKMERQSFMELGWNPRVEEVHNAVTTNTISPAEMAAQTFAIYQKILDSNTLELMDDLTRRALKVIIKAGIMGDKRWVEQEAKEVDARLIDWRRLLIYAEHENISNYTDYGIRILDYTSPLLDVARIAAYFPKKFHRPQPIKELIGDYQGDETDYLMRIIRQVLKAPTLLNMMELTRELYRDNVNDDQLAEALEDANLTKRAARLIQVLSEQVLLDEGYMPIDPLDDKQTDVLRNNLKNHLKI; encoded by the coding sequence ATGAATATATTACATATCTACCCAAAGAATAACGAGCTGATACAACGTCATGTACAGCTGTTGGTAGAGGGATTACGACAGAGTGCCACCGTGGTAGTGGCCGATAACAGCAAATCCTTCTACCAGCAGGCTCGCGACGCCCAGGCCGATATCATCCACATTCATGGCGCCAACCAGATGCTGCACACCAAGGCCATGCGTTGCGCCCGTAAGCTTAATATCCGTACCGTAGTAACACCTCACGGACAGCTGCAGCCCTTTGCCTTGCAGATGCTGCCCGCCCAGCAGCGTGCCGCTATGACGCTGGTACAGCGCGAGTTTATCGAGGGGGCCTATGCAGTGATTACCCTGGGCAAAATGGAGCGACAGAGCTTTATGGAGCTGGGGTGGAACCCACGTGTAGAAGAGGTTCACAATGCCGTTACCACCAACACCATCAGTCCTGCCGAGATGGCTGCCCAAACATTTGCCATCTATCAGAAGATACTCGACTCGAACACCCTCGAACTGATGGACGACCTCACCCGTCGTGCCCTCAAGGTGATTATCAAGGCAGGTATCATGGGCGATAAGCGCTGGGTGGAGCAAGAGGCCAAGGAGGTGGATGCCCGCCTGATTGACTGGCGACGACTGCTGATATATGCCGAGCATGAGAACATCAGCAACTATACCGACTACGGTATCCGCATACTCGACTACACATCGCCACTACTCGACGTAGCGAGGATTGCGGCCTATTTCCCCAAGAAATTCCATCGCCCCCAGCCCATCAAGGAGCTGATAGGCGATTATCAGGGCGACGAGACCGATTACCTGATGCGCATCATCCGTCAGGTGCTCAAAGCCCCTACTCTGTTGAACATGATGGAGCTGACACGCGAGCTGTATCGCGACAACGTGAACGACGACCAGCTGGCCGAAGCACTCGAAGACGCCAATCTTACCAAGCGTGCAGCCCGATTGATTCAGGTTCTGAGCGAGCAGGTATTATTAGACGAGGGTTACATGCCCATCGACCCGCTCGACGATAAACAGACCGACGTATTACGTAACAATCTGAAAAACCATCTTAAGATATGA
- a CDS encoding glycosyltransferase: MNKDERRFSVIMTVYDQAYELQENLTAFLTQQYQPGYEVVVVDESSTDETPDILKLLKKDYPNLYTTFLPKSEGHAMSKKQAYNIGIKAAKNDWLIFANASHAPVNADILQAINDTFDDTADLTLGYLTKKGIKLQAFVDVDDASDHITRIERRLKKVRTRKRHHYRWGRYDFIVIKKSVAFDVLKYFELKPSFVQRQALRWRIFWKNQFCRYEYITYLPKE; encoded by the coding sequence ATGAATAAAGACGAACGGAGATTCTCTGTTATCATGACCGTGTACGACCAGGCGTACGAGCTGCAGGAAAACCTAACGGCCTTCCTCACGCAGCAGTACCAGCCTGGCTACGAGGTTGTGGTGGTAGATGAGTCTTCTACCGACGAGACGCCTGATATACTCAAGCTTCTTAAAAAAGATTACCCCAACCTCTATACCACCTTCCTACCCAAGTCAGAAGGGCATGCCATGAGCAAAAAGCAGGCCTATAACATTGGTATCAAGGCAGCGAAAAACGATTGGCTAATCTTTGCCAACGCCAGTCATGCGCCCGTAAACGCAGATATTCTGCAGGCCATCAACGATACCTTTGATGACACCGCCGACCTGACGTTAGGCTATCTTACCAAGAAAGGCATTAAACTGCAGGCATTCGTCGATGTAGATGATGCCAGTGACCATATTACACGCATAGAGCGCCGACTGAAGAAGGTGAGAACCCGCAAGCGCCACCACTACCGCTGGGGGCGTTACGATTTCATCGTTATCAAGAAATCGGTGGCCTTCGATGTGCTGAAGTACTTCGAACTCAAGCCATCGTTTGTTCAGCGTCAGGCTTTGCGTTGGCGCATTTTCTGGAAAAACCAGTTCTGCAGATATGAATATATTACATATCTACCCAAAGAATAA
- the lysA gene encoding diaminopimelate decarboxylase: protein MAKGIFPVERFNEIETPFYYYDTVLLRQTLQTINSEASKHEGFVVHYAVKANANPRILRIIREAGLGADCVSGGEVEASIKAGFPKEKIVYAGVGKSDWEIKLGLDNDIFCFNVESIPELEVINELAAQKGKVARVAFRLNPNVGAHTHANITTGLAENKFGIAMGDMVKVIREAEKMENVKFVGLHFHIGSQILDMGDFEALCNRVNELQQELISHRIRVEHINVGGGLGIDYAHPNRVPIPDFKAYFDTYAKKLKLQPGQTLHFELGRAVVAQCGSLITRTLYIKEGAVKKFAIVDAGFTDLIRPALYQAYHKIENITSDEAPEAYDVVGPICESTDVFAKQIDLNKAKRGDLLAIRSAGAYGEIMASQYNCRRLPKGYMSDEL, encoded by the coding sequence ATGGCTAAAGGAATATTCCCAGTAGAGAGGTTCAACGAGATTGAGACACCTTTCTACTACTACGACACAGTTCTGCTGCGCCAGACATTACAAACGATTAACAGCGAAGCCAGCAAGCACGAAGGCTTTGTGGTGCACTATGCCGTGAAGGCAAATGCCAACCCACGCATTCTGCGCATCATACGCGAAGCCGGACTGGGTGCCGATTGCGTAAGCGGCGGCGAGGTTGAAGCATCAATCAAGGCAGGCTTCCCCAAGGAGAAAATCGTTTATGCTGGTGTAGGTAAGAGCGATTGGGAAATCAAACTTGGACTGGACAACGACATCTTCTGTTTTAACGTAGAGAGCATCCCCGAGCTCGAGGTTATCAACGAGCTGGCAGCCCAGAAGGGCAAGGTGGCTCGCGTGGCTTTCCGTTTGAATCCCAATGTGGGTGCCCACACCCACGCTAACATCACCACCGGACTGGCCGAGAACAAGTTCGGCATCGCTATGGGCGATATGGTAAAGGTGATTCGCGAGGCCGAGAAGATGGAGAACGTAAAATTTGTAGGCTTGCACTTCCATATTGGTTCGCAGATATTGGATATGGGCGATTTCGAGGCACTCTGCAATCGCGTAAACGAGCTGCAGCAGGAGCTTATCAGTCATCGCATCCGTGTTGAGCATATCAACGTGGGTGGTGGACTGGGTATCGACTATGCGCACCCCAACCGTGTGCCCATTCCCGATTTCAAGGCTTACTTCGACACCTATGCCAAGAAGCTGAAACTGCAACCCGGACAAACCCTGCACTTTGAGCTGGGACGTGCCGTTGTGGCTCAGTGCGGTAGCCTTATCACACGTACCTTATATATTAAGGAAGGTGCAGTTAAAAAGTTTGCCATTGTCGATGCAGGCTTCACCGATCTCATCCGCCCGGCACTCTACCAGGCTTACCATAAGATTGAGAATATCACCAGCGACGAAGCACCCGAGGCTTATGATGTGGTAGGTCCTATCTGCGAGAGCACCGACGTGTTTGCTAAGCAGATCGACCTGAACAAGGCTAAGCGTGGCGATTTGCTGGCCATCCGATCGGCTGGTGCCTATGGCGAGATTATGGCGTCGCAGTACAACTGTCGCCGCCTGCCAAAGGGCTACATGAGCGATGAGCTGTAA
- a CDS encoding AMP-binding protein, whose translation MAGRPLPDRTYPAETGSEGYKLWERTLGEWLEYWAETTPDKEYIVYSDRDLRFTWSKFNERVDNLAKGLISIGVKKGSNVGIWATNVPDWLTFLYATAKIGAVLVTVNTNYKQNELEYLCKDSDMEVLCITDGTWDCNYVDMTYTMLPELKTCERGHLNSERFPYLKNVVYIGMEKYRGMYNTAELLLLGQNIDDETLNTMKKQVSCYDVCNMQYTSGTTGFPKGVMLTHYGISNDGYFTGENMGFTQDDKLCVCVPLFHCFGVVLATMNCLTHGCTEVMVEKFDPLVVLASIHKERCTAVYGVPTMFIAELNHPMFDMFDLSCLRTGIMAGSLCPIELMKQVSEKMYMTITSVYGLTESSPGMTQTCLNDTFEQRCTTVGRDFPFVDVKVLDPETGEECPVGVQGEMCCKGFNVMKGYYKNPQATAEVIDKNGYLHSGDLGVKDEQGFYKITGRIKDMIIRGGENIYPREIEEFLYHMPGIRDVQVAAVPSKKYGEAVGAFIILEEGVEMTPEDVQLFCRGKIARYKIPKYVFFIKEFPLTGSGKIQKFKLKEMSLKLCEEQGIEVV comes from the coding sequence ATGGCGGGCAGACCGCTGCCTGATAGAACTTATCCAGCCGAGACTGGCTCGGAGGGATACAAGCTGTGGGAAAGAACTCTGGGCGAATGGCTGGAGTACTGGGCTGAGACTACTCCTGATAAGGAATACATAGTATATTCGGATAGAGACCTGCGCTTTACATGGAGCAAGTTTAACGAGCGTGTGGATAATCTGGCCAAGGGCCTGATATCTATCGGCGTTAAGAAGGGCTCGAATGTGGGTATCTGGGCTACCAATGTGCCCGACTGGCTAACCTTCCTGTATGCTACAGCTAAGATTGGTGCAGTGCTGGTAACGGTGAACACCAACTACAAGCAGAACGAGCTGGAGTATCTGTGTAAGGACTCGGATATGGAAGTGCTTTGCATTACCGATGGTACATGGGATTGTAACTATGTGGATATGACCTACACCATGCTGCCAGAGTTGAAGACTTGCGAGCGCGGACATCTGAACAGCGAGCGATTCCCTTACCTGAAGAACGTAGTATATATAGGTATGGAGAAGTATCGCGGTATGTATAACACCGCCGAGCTGCTGCTGTTGGGTCAGAATATCGATGATGAGACACTGAACACGATGAAGAAGCAGGTGAGCTGCTACGATGTGTGCAACATGCAGTACACCAGCGGTACCACAGGTTTCCCCAAGGGTGTGATGCTGACTCACTACGGCATTTCGAACGATGGTTACTTTACCGGCGAGAATATGGGCTTTACACAGGATGATAAGTTGTGTGTATGCGTGCCCTTGTTCCACTGCTTTGGTGTGGTGCTGGCCACGATGAACTGCTTGACTCACGGCTGTACCGAGGTGATGGTTGAGAAATTCGACCCACTGGTAGTGCTGGCCTCGATACACAAAGAGCGTTGTACCGCCGTTTACGGTGTGCCTACGATGTTCATAGCCGAGCTGAACCACCCGATGTTCGACATGTTCGACCTGAGCTGTCTGCGTACAGGTATCATGGCCGGATCGCTCTGTCCTATCGAGCTGATGAAGCAGGTAAGCGAAAAAATGTATATGACCATTACCAGCGTGTACGGACTGACCGAGAGCTCGCCTGGTATGACGCAGACCTGCCTGAACGACACTTTTGAGCAGCGTTGTACTACTGTGGGACGCGACTTCCCATTTGTAGATGTGAAGGTGCTCGACCCAGAGACCGGCGAGGAATGCCCCGTTGGCGTACAGGGTGAGATGTGCTGTAAGGGCTTTAACGTGATGAAGGGTTACTATAAGAATCCACAGGCTACGGCCGAGGTGATCGACAAGAACGGCTATCTGCACTCGGGCGACCTGGGTGTGAAAGATGAGCAGGGCTTCTATAAGATTACCGGACGTATCAAGGATATGATTATTCGTGGTGGTGAGAATATCTACCCACGCGAGATTGAGGAGTTCCTGTATCACATGCCTGGCATTCGCGATGTACAGGTGGCTGCTGTGCCATCTAAGAAATATGGCGAGGCCGTGGGTGCCTTTATCATCCTGGAAGAGGGTGTGGAGATGACGCCCGAGGATGTGCAGCTGTTCTGCCGAGGCAAGATAGCCCGATACAAAATTCCGAAGTACGTGTTCTTTATCAAGGAATTCCCGCTCACGGGATCAGGTAAGATCCAGAAATTCAAACTAAAGGAGATGAGCCTGAAACTATGTGAGGAACAAGGAATTGAGGTGGTCTAG
- a CDS encoding fructose-1,6-bisphosphatase, translating to MKHLTGNETDLHYLQLLAQSFPTVADASTEIINLEAIMALPKGTEHFLADIHGESEAFRHILKNASGNIKRKVNELFGNDIRESEKKELCTLIYYPEEKLELIKAQEKDIEDWYRITIHQLVKVCRDVSSKYTRSKVRKSLPQDFAYIIEELLHESLSDNDKAAYVSVIVNTIISTGRADDFICAICNVIQRLAIDQLHILGDIYDRGPGAHIIMDTLRQYHSWDIQWGNHDVLWMGASAGNDACICNVLRLCLRYANLTTIEEYGINLVPLATFALDVYGNDPCLEFQPKLLPGNTMDEKTKQLTAKMHKAIAVLQFKTEAEIFTRRPEWQMTDRCMLSMVNYEKGTCNIDGKDYEMKSCNFPTVDPLHPNKLTAEEADLMQKLHHSFRISEKLHKHINTLLSHGCMYTISNSNLLFHAAIPLNDDGSLKEIEIYPGRKYSGKELMHNIGMMIREAFQNDSDDKDYARDYFLYLWCGKESPLFCKSKMATFERYFLVDKDTYKEEKGNYFKLRDSEEVCDRILDAFGVKGTNRHIINGHVPVHAGSGENPIKAGGKLMVIDGGFSEAYHKETGIAGYTLVYHSRGFQLVQHEPFTSARDAIAREIDIKSTTQIIEMSAHRMLVADTDKGEELRAQIADLKELLYAYRHGIITERRR from the coding sequence ATGAAACATCTTACCGGCAATGAAACTGATCTGCACTACTTGCAACTGTTAGCACAATCGTTCCCCACGGTTGCCGACGCCTCAACCGAGATTATCAACCTCGAGGCTATCATGGCGCTGCCTAAGGGCACCGAGCACTTTCTGGCCGATATTCACGGCGAGAGCGAGGCTTTCCGCCATATCCTGAAGAATGCCTCGGGTAACATCAAGCGTAAGGTAAACGAGCTGTTTGGCAACGATATCCGTGAGAGCGAGAAGAAAGAGTTGTGCACCCTGATATACTACCCCGAAGAGAAACTGGAGCTGATTAAGGCTCAGGAAAAAGATATAGAGGACTGGTACCGCATTACCATCCACCAACTGGTAAAAGTGTGCCGCGACGTGAGCAGCAAGTACACCCGCTCGAAGGTGCGCAAATCGCTGCCACAGGATTTTGCCTACATCATCGAGGAGCTACTACACGAGAGTCTGAGCGACAACGATAAGGCCGCCTACGTGAGCGTGATTGTAAACACCATCATCTCTACAGGTCGTGCTGATGATTTTATCTGCGCCATCTGTAATGTGATCCAGCGCCTGGCCATCGACCAGCTGCATATTCTTGGCGACATCTACGATCGTGGTCCTGGTGCCCACATCATCATGGACACCCTGCGCCAATACCACTCGTGGGACATCCAGTGGGGCAATCACGATGTGCTGTGGATGGGTGCTTCGGCTGGTAACGATGCCTGTATCTGCAACGTGCTGCGCCTGTGCCTGCGTTATGCCAACCTGACTACCATCGAGGAGTACGGTATTAACCTGGTACCCCTGGCCACCTTTGCACTCGACGTGTATGGCAACGACCCCTGTCTGGAGTTCCAGCCCAAGCTGCTGCCAGGCAACACGATGGACGAGAAGACCAAGCAGCTCACCGCCAAGATGCACAAGGCCATCGCCGTGCTGCAGTTTAAGACCGAGGCCGAGATATTTACCCGCCGCCCCGAGTGGCAGATGACCGACCGTTGTATGCTCAGTATGGTAAACTACGAAAAGGGCACCTGCAACATCGATGGTAAGGATTACGAGATGAAGAGCTGTAACTTCCCCACCGTTGATCCCCTGCATCCTAACAAGCTCACCGCCGAGGAGGCCGACCTGATGCAGAAGCTGCACCACTCGTTCCGCATCAGCGAAAAGCTGCACAAGCATATCAACACACTGCTGTCGCACGGCTGCATGTACACCATCAGCAACAGCAACCTGCTGTTCCACGCCGCCATCCCGCTCAACGACGATGGTTCGCTCAAGGAGATAGAGATCTATCCAGGCAGGAAATACTCGGGCAAGGAGCTGATGCACAATATCGGCATGATGATCCGCGAGGCCTTCCAGAACGATTCGGATGATAAGGATTACGCCCGCGATTACTTCCTGTACCTGTGGTGCGGTAAGGAGTCGCCCCTGTTCTGTAAGTCGAAGATGGCCACCTTCGAGCGCTATTTCCTGGTAGATAAAGACACCTATAAGGAGGAGAAAGGCAATTACTTTAAGCTGCGTGACAGCGAGGAGGTTTGCGACCGCATACTGGATGCCTTCGGCGTAAAAGGCACCAACCGCCATATTATCAACGGTCACGTGCCCGTACATGCCGGTAGCGGCGAGAATCCTATCAAGGCAGGCGGCAAGCTCATGGTGATTGATGGTGGTTTCTCCGAGGCCTATCACAAGGAGACTGGTATTGCCGGCTACACCCTGGTATATCACTCGCGCGGTTTCCAACTGGTTCAGCACGAGCCGTTCACCTCGGCCCGCGATGCTATAGCACGCGAAATAGATATTAAATCTACCACACAGATTATCGAGATGTCGGCCCATCGCATGCTGGTGGCCGATACCGATAAGGGCGAAGAGCTGCGCGCGCAGATTGCCGACCTGAAGGAGCTGCTTTACGCCTATCGTCACGGTATAATTACTGAGCGCCGCCGATGA
- a CDS encoding two-component regulator propeller domain-containing protein, with protein MTRRYAIILLTVLLSILTAGAVNVSPRIFRNYTAANGLADNGAQTILCTKTGRLVITTAGQINFYDGASFSYIDPLDENIYALSDYRGNYHLYFDKYHHIWLKNTGSVTCVELITERFVPSIEDVFAEFGVKERVMDLFVDRTGVVWLLTANGLYSVETKQYIKTRAGLNLQDLEVYKDKFLMLFYENGLMEMYDITKGKRVAENRPYNDDMARHYAASSLVMMDSTKVYQIRNGAKEAILMQYDVPRKEWTELLRTPYHLNSLVKHDSLLYVPCEYGYWTVHESSYETTHFEALSIVSGQPLETDINVIAFDRQGGMWAGTESRGILYSMPYKQPFHAYPWGTPIANQLGSMMSNVNQWPKFRDRTVNCVFKDSRGWTWVGTSQGLQVYRRESDLLPQVYTTKDGLYNNIVHSVVEDRDHHIWVATSYGISVVLFDEDGKVHFINSYNEYDHVPNEVFVNGKAMLLPDGQIAMQSLDHVVLFDPTKMSTLDNSYPFKIYPKLIKLMVNGIDVNPTTEIDGKRILDRALSRVWGLDLNYNQNSLTLVFSALNYFRPQQTFYRVRVLGLDEEWRILSPFSSDMVDKDGLLHLPLIALRPGHYTIQVQASLAPDVWDTKPYEWTIDVNEPWWRSVGMFGLLAFVLVVMAGINLFYYMKNANLRAMRNSEEIGLINRIYAFVDRCNTSAEVLEPVVEEYTSAQPDPQVELDEDFLKIYKKIAHVVEFERKKKKMTMRRLSNAAGMDAKTFYQVITTNIFKSPRPLIKQARLQQAERMLRNTKEPLEVIADKCGFISVNFLISQFFQVHHVTPDQYRRKR; from the coding sequence ATGACTAGAAGATACGCGATAATACTACTAACAGTGCTGCTGTCGATTTTGACTGCAGGGGCTGTTAATGTGTCACCGCGTATCTTCCGTAATTATACCGCAGCTAACGGTTTGGCCGATAACGGTGCCCAAACCATTCTTTGCACCAAGACTGGCCGACTGGTGATTACCACCGCAGGTCAGATTAACTTCTACGACGGCGCCTCGTTCTCGTATATCGACCCGCTGGATGAGAACATCTACGCCCTGTCGGATTATCGTGGTAATTACCATCTGTACTTCGACAAGTATCACCACATCTGGCTGAAGAACACGGGTAGCGTTACTTGTGTAGAGCTGATTACCGAACGCTTTGTGCCGAGCATTGAGGATGTGTTTGCCGAGTTTGGTGTGAAAGAGCGCGTAATGGACTTGTTTGTGGACCGTACGGGTGTGGTTTGGCTGCTGACGGCCAACGGTTTGTATTCGGTTGAAACCAAGCAGTACATCAAGACGCGTGCGGGCTTGAACCTGCAGGACCTGGAGGTGTATAAGGACAAGTTTCTGATGCTGTTCTACGAGAACGGACTGATGGAGATGTACGATATTACCAAGGGCAAGCGTGTGGCCGAGAACCGGCCCTATAACGACGATATGGCCCGCCACTATGCGGCTTCGTCGCTGGTAATGATGGACAGCACCAAGGTGTACCAGATACGTAACGGTGCCAAGGAGGCCATACTGATGCAGTACGACGTGCCACGCAAGGAGTGGACCGAACTGCTGCGCACACCTTACCACCTGAACAGTTTGGTGAAGCACGACTCGCTATTGTATGTGCCTTGCGAATACGGTTATTGGACAGTACACGAGAGCAGCTACGAGACTACCCATTTCGAGGCACTGAGTATTGTGTCCGGGCAGCCGCTCGAAACCGATATCAACGTGATTGCCTTCGACCGCCAGGGTGGTATGTGGGCCGGTACCGAGAGTCGCGGCATTCTTTACTCGATGCCTTACAAACAGCCATTCCATGCATATCCTTGGGGCACCCCGATAGCTAACCAGCTGGGCTCTATGATGAGTAACGTAAACCAGTGGCCAAAATTCCGCGACCGCACTGTGAACTGCGTGTTTAAGGATTCGCGAGGCTGGACGTGGGTGGGCACATCGCAGGGCTTGCAGGTGTATCGCCGCGAAAGCGACCTGTTGCCACAGGTTTACACCACCAAGGATGGCTTGTACAACAATATTGTACACTCGGTAGTAGAAGACCGCGACCACCACATCTGGGTGGCTACCAGCTACGGTATATCGGTAGTGCTGTTTGACGAGGATGGCAAGGTACACTTTATCAACAGCTACAACGAGTACGACCATGTGCCTAACGAGGTGTTTGTGAATGGTAAGGCCATGCTGCTGCCCGACGGGCAGATAGCCATGCAGTCGCTCGACCATGTGGTGCTGTTTGATCCTACCAAGATGTCGACACTCGACAACAGTTATCCGTTTAAGATTTATCCTAAGCTGATAAAGCTGATGGTTAACGGTATAGATGTGAACCCTACTACCGAGATTGACGGAAAACGCATACTGGATCGTGCCCTGAGTCGTGTCTGGGGCCTGGATCTGAATTACAATCAGAACTCGTTGACGCTGGTGTTCTCGGCTTTGAACTACTTCCGTCCGCAACAGACGTTCTATCGCGTGCGTGTGCTGGGGCTCGACGAGGAGTGGCGCATACTGTCGCCATTCAGTTCGGATATGGTTGACAAGGATGGCCTGCTGCACCTGCCGCTGATAGCGCTGCGCCCAGGACACTACACCATACAGGTACAAGCTTCGTTAGCACCCGATGTATGGGATACCAAACCTTACGAGTGGACCATCGACGTGAACGAGCCTTGGTGGCGTTCGGTAGGTATGTTCGGACTGTTGGCCTTTGTGCTGGTAGTGATGGCGGGTATTAACCTGTTCTACTATATGAAGAATGCCAACCTGCGTGCTATGCGTAACAGCGAGGAGATTGGCCTGATTAACCGTATCTACGCTTTTGTGGACCGTTGTAACACCAGCGCCGAGGTACTGGAGCCAGTGGTTGAGGAATACACTTCGGCACAGCCCGACCCGCAGGTAGAACTGGATGAAGACTTCCTGAAGATATATAAGAAGATTGCCCATGTGGTAGAGTTTGAGCGCAAGAAGAAAAAGATGACCATGCGCCGACTGAGCAATGCCGCCGGCATGGATGCCAAGACGTTCTATCAGGTGATTACCACCAATATATTCAAGAGTCCGCGACCACTGATTAAGCAGGCCCGACTGCAGCAGGCCGAGCGCATGCTGCGTAACACCAAGGAGCCGCTTGAGGTGATAGCTGATAAGTGCGGATTTATTTCGGTAAACTTCCTGATATCGCAGTTCTTCCAGGTTCACCACGTTACTCCCGACCAGTATCGCAGAAAGCGCTAA
- a CDS encoding DUF5103 domain-containing protein, with protein sequence MIARCLLALLWLLPLAAQAENRINQPNIKTLVTMVNQNWLNAPVMRLHSDDVLTVEFDELSHNYHRYVYRLEHCEADWTPSEELFESDWLSGFNGNPIEDYAHSINTIVPYTHYQLQLPNDRCQLLMSGNYRLYILDEDDDNREVLVTEFMVTEQSMRLSLSSTPNTDIDTRVSHQQVTMALDYGSLPVTNPDTQIYAVVMQNHQQRNMRQGIKPNITTRNGLEWSHNRELIFDAGNEYRKFEVLDVSHPTMGIDHITWDGENYQAYTFVDAPRPNYLYDEDANGAFCIRNSDYHEVSTTGQYVWVNYRLRVPRQGPIYISGRWTTATGADDYMLYYDPVNELYTASILQKQGYYNYQYTTADGQQLASEGNYYQTENQYQALVYYKGTTDRTWRLSAFCDTGRE encoded by the coding sequence ATGATTGCCCGCTGCCTGTTAGCCCTGCTGTGGCTGCTGCCATTAGCCGCACAAGCCGAGAACCGCATTAACCAGCCCAACATCAAGACGCTGGTTACGATGGTGAACCAGAACTGGCTGAATGCCCCCGTGATGCGCCTGCATAGCGACGATGTACTGACGGTAGAGTTCGACGAACTCTCGCACAACTACCATCGCTACGTGTATCGCCTGGAGCATTGCGAGGCCGACTGGACACCAAGCGAAGAGCTGTTCGAGAGCGACTGGCTTTCAGGCTTCAACGGCAACCCCATCGAGGATTACGCACACTCCATAAACACCATCGTACCCTACACCCACTACCAGCTGCAGCTGCCCAACGACCGCTGCCAGCTGCTGATGAGTGGCAACTACCGCCTGTATATTCTGGACGAGGACGACGACAACCGCGAGGTATTGGTAACCGAGTTTATGGTTACCGAGCAGAGTATGCGCCTGAGCCTGAGCAGCACCCCTAACACCGATATCGACACCCGTGTGAGTCACCAGCAGGTAACGATGGCGCTCGACTATGGCAGCCTGCCCGTTACCAACCCCGATACGCAGATTTACGCCGTAGTGATGCAGAACCACCAGCAGCGCAATATGCGCCAGGGCATAAAGCCCAACATCACCACCCGCAACGGTCTGGAGTGGAGCCACAACCGCGAGCTCATCTTCGATGCGGGCAACGAGTATCGTAAGTTCGAGGTGCTGGATGTGAGTCATCCCACCATGGGTATCGACCACATTACCTGGGATGGCGAGAACTATCAGGCCTACACCTTTGTAGATGCCCCCCGCCCCAACTACCTGTACGACGAGGATGCCAACGGCGCCTTCTGTATCCGCAACAGCGACTACCACGAGGTAAGCACCACTGGCCAGTATGTGTGGGTAAACTACCGCCTGCGTGTACCACGCCAGGGACCTATCTACATCAGCGGCCGCTGGACTACTGCTACAGGTGCCGACGACTACATGCTGTATTACGACCCCGTAAACGAGCTGTACACAGCCAGCATCCTACAGAAGCAAGGCTATTACAACTACCAGTACACCACAGCCGATGGGCAACAGTTAGCCAGCGAGGGCAACTATTACCAAACCGAAAATCAATATCAAGCTTTAGTTTATTACAAGGGCACTACCGACCGCACTTGGCGCCTTAGCGCTTTCTGCGATACTGGTCGGGAGTAA